From a region of the Balaenoptera ricei isolate mBalRic1 chromosome 11, mBalRic1.hap2, whole genome shotgun sequence genome:
- the EOGT gene encoding EGF domain-specific O-linked N-acetylglucosamine transferase, whose translation MFMLLVFGALLREVPLSGQDEVPPQADGILGAPLFNYASLRLPEEHIPFFLHNNRHIATVCKKDSHCPYKKHLENLKYCWGYEKSCRPEFRFSYPVCTYVDMGWTDTLESAQEIFWKQADFGYSGERLEELHVLCQPKGMNDSSLVCSRYLQYCRATNLYLDLRNIKRNHDRFKEDFFQSGEIGGHCKLDIRMLMSQGQRKSPLQSWFAELQSYTQLNFRPVEDAKCDTVIEKPTYFMKLDAGVNMYHHFCDFINLYITQHINNSFSTDVHVVMWDTSSYGYGDLFSDTWKAFTDYDVIHLKTYDSKRVCFKEAIFSLLPRMRYGLFYNTPLISGCQNTGLFRAFSQHVLHRLNITQEGPKDGKIRVTILARSTEYRKILNQNELVNALKTVSTFEVQIVDYKYKELGFLDQLRITHNTDIFIGMHGAGLTHLLFLPDWAAVFELYNCGDERCYLDLARLRGVYYITWRRQSKVFPQDKGHHPTLGEHPKFTNYSFDVEEFMYLVLQAADHVLQHPKWPFKKKHDEL comes from the exons ATGTTCATGCTGCTTGTCTTTGGAGCATTGCTTCGTGAAGTTCCCCTGAGTGGCCAAGACGAGGTTCCTCCCCAGGCTGATGGCATTCTGGGCGCCCCTCTGTTCAACTATGCCAGCCTCCGCCTGCCAGAAGAGCATATTCCCTTCTTTTTGCACAATAATAGGCATATTGCCACGGTCTGTAAGAAAGACTCGCATTGTCCTTATAAG AAACACTTAGAAAATTTAAAGTACTGCTGGGGTTATGAGAAATCCTGCAGACCAGAGTTCAGGTTTAGTTACCCTGTTTGCACCTACGTGGATATGGGATG GACGGACACTCTTGAATCAGCCCAGGAAATATTCTGGAAGCAAGCCGACTTTGGGTATTCTGGAGAGCGGCTGGAGGAACTCCACGTGCTCTGCCAGCCGAAGGGAATG AATGACTCAAGTCTGGTGTGTTCCCGTTACCTTCAGTACTGCAGAGCGACCAATCTCTACCTTGATTTAAGAAACATCAAGAGAAACCACGACAG ATTTAAGGAAGATTTTTTCCAGAGCGGGGAAATTGGAGGGCACTGTAAACTTGACATTCGTATGTTGATGTCTCAAGGCCAGCGCAAAAGCCCTCTACAGTcttg GTTTGCTGAGCTACAAAGCTATACTCAGCTCAACTTCAGACCAGTAGAAGATGCTAAGTGTGACACTGTTATTGAGAAACCAACCTACTTCATGAAATTAGATGCAG GTGTTAACATGTATCACCACTTCTGTGATTTCATCAATCTTTATATTACTCAGCACATTAATAATTCCTTCAGCACAGATGTGCACGTTGTGATGTGGGACACA agCTCCTACGGATATGGTGACCTGTTCTCCGATACATGGAAAGCATTTACTGATTATGATGTTATACATTTGAAAACTTATGATTCCAAAAGG GTATGTTTTAAAGAAGCTATTTTTTCCTTACTCCCCCGGATGAGATACGGACTATTCTATAATACCCCTCTG atatctgGCTGTCAAAATACCGGATTATTCCGGGCATTTTCCCAGCATGTACTACACAGACTGAACATCACACAAGAGGGTCCCAAG GATGGAAAAATTCGAGTCACCATTCTCGCACGGAGCACAGAATACCGGAAAATACTCAACCAAAATGAG CTTGTAAATGCACTGAAAACGGTATCTACATTTGAGGTCCAGATTGTCGATTATAAGTATAA GGAACTTGGGTTTTTAGATCAGCTAAGGATCACACATAACACGGACATATTTATTGGAATGCATGGAGCTGGTCTTACCCATTTACTTTTCCTTCCAGACTGGGCTGCTGTGTTCGAACT ATACAACTGTGGAGATGAACGCTGTTACTTGGACCTGGCCAGGCTGAGAGGCGTCTACTACATCACTTGGCGAAGGCAGAGCAAAGTCTTTCCTCAAGATAAG GGCCACCACCCAACTCTGGGGGAACATCCGAAGTTTACCAACTACTCTTTTGATGTAGAAGAATTTATGTACCTCGTCCTTCAGGCTGCAGACCACGTATTGCAACACCCGAAGTGGCCATTCAAGAAAAAACATGATGAGCTATAA